In Dromiciops gliroides isolate mDroGli1 chromosome 5, mDroGli1.pri, whole genome shotgun sequence, the following are encoded in one genomic region:
- the RESF1 gene encoding retroelement silencing factor 1 isoform X1: protein MDWNIKPEDNAALPSFLESQSSFLRKALSPHTLIPQSSCNYSRNNQEAFVCPNNKNATLQSLQYQNIENPQNPQQASHPDISSRVVVIPETSTERIHFSQLKEVPNQADQRSHRSLGASRNSWLSSSVSDSIFFSRGLPGAASSVGGSVHNAHKSQDQYVSSNTYTMHLQMLSSNPSKVPALYPGNQGSNLYSAEQQVGWVPPCTSNGLTVPFHQPNQYLDSQRGVVTNLSHTNIQKQSAISATPLQVTNNQLLNPSVAAAAPLPPYPMVQSRQYAAVSTVTETSNRNLPNYYCRLIPPFQKNSQYLAPNPSNEVLHTQQAHLSETKRGFGRDCQQWQNTNDNGHQKLNVETNYAFNEPGNSFAVGGIPHYKNKQMRTSLCDASSELVSRIPGPSNQINSQSLGETSGFLGKGSGSLREDSSFVRGSGSHKEGGHSVNSEIDISNESNSKITKEGLFKDIKKLLAMKTEFLKLAKEIKIKKSFLSVSQDKTLNSSLPQNPAVSLQLPSKSQSFPQLMSVNSEHQSLTVMQSTEDTNKTNSPTNTTIKEVDCSRQINQGNSVLPNSASSGKLQTEHMNTPLQETSPVCQKIQSAINPAHTLSNQTPLDFNKGDRPQQLSNDMIKISAAQQGQKALKNKEDNYKILSQLLKSNNTTLDFTPKIMNPETSVKVVSENVQDCNKSIRSEVKQKMEVASTQSQSKNTEIPVTTVANANGLDNSIKLKDRTSVLLNEKSCTKDNNYSMEELTACLALWRKTPSESTNIQKCDKLGKNKVSDGMTSPTAIRNINETVLPILSVPIGHKHESGNLNLSKGIELQIAVVSPLILSEIKPSGGQPLKPTKSSLESVFPVIQEGSVCSLQDQVKEKAIDSSNVKRTSDSTNNFALINKFDSKLQGIKPADGIIHSNTNSKFSPERMKEKPGKSEPHLSHLEKDICSSNNANSRQGVEQNKDQQIPMHLVTDTPMSDDLLQIASVCSLVEGDVFYNSQIANMFSSVPSTQVDKNSLPDSTVIDNAQLKEQLNQTEIESVSNLKEQHLLEITNAQPKISDRTESLGTSELKDCETNDRILQQKNLEQNIEKTEVVSNKCCSSTDDQPVLNSKEIANVSNTHFTKEPSTCIIQNIEQAESEVIFDEAVSVKYLDDQLSELVEEFPYGIESTDMHSIMPTKNKNSSLQLTMDPVIKDKETGIKSSCDSEDPVNQIKITMLSSKHMKELFPKENKEICKGDDKPDKLENSQKKESITKLQNHCGSDIKAKRDVSDIKAKRDVKQDSSTGKDDAHCCALGWLSTVYDGVPQCLCNSRKAITTEEKLDGQSSLSESLSYKGDPATDRTILATKINSPLKNNLENSLAYPEEKRTLLEMEKDEIKCSPKAIEKDKPSFSSSNKMVKYNERNSQENPQKILKARNLIPLNGEKKKSHFWSIKNKEFIKKECSSRDLISTEKLKRKFQSGCSKFKTPKCKLEQPNVSNTEQKKKKYELEQKTCIVNGSKLCESLSNMNEENSSEEKGSTDAKSTNLETNIHQSIMNTSNVNLNSSKSNSSICKINKVLSSQDYFQRPKQKEKIGSGDLKQRHGKGDLKQRHESEKFKKNRPHVSEGVWRNKLTIKLVNCAKSNEAHNVRKYKRSSDNLTHHNKATKSHRNKIHHSKESKMCGIARNVQEKVGEKQLDNVVVLNRKVNKYNQIPLQGKDQKEQKKLYLNRVAFKRTAQESICLTKLDCSPRSSVKQLKSGNESNQDSFSLEKNKFGKPRMLEFKLCPEELFKNGNSEEKTDFKSFPRKEQVPVQGIKSTKEDWLKCIPQKKRKTEAVKDKDDNALSHSRVYKRTLSVDGCKSVQNPPKDSKTMFQTYKKLYMEKRSRSLDDSPTK, encoded by the exons ATGGACTGGAATATCAAACCAGAAGATAATGCTGCTCTTCCATCCTTTTTAGAAAGTCAGTCAAGTTTTTTGAGAAAAGCCTTAAGTCCACATACCttaatacctcagagttcttgTAACTATTCTAGAAATAATCAGGAGGCATTTGTTTGCCCTAACAATAAAAATGCAACTTTACAATCATTGCAgtatcaaaatattgaaaatccTCAGAATCCTCAGCAAGCTTCTCATCCAGATATATCTAGTAGGGTAGTTGTCATCCCAGAAACTTCCACTGAAAGAATTCATTTTTCACAGTTGAAAGAAGTACCAAATCAAGCAGATCAGCGTTCACATAGATCACTTGGAGCTTCAAGAAACTCTTGGTTAAGTTCTTCAGTAAGTGATTCTATCTTTTTTAGCAGAGGATTACCTGGTGCAGCATCTAGTGTCGGAGGTAGTGTACATAATGCACATAAATCTCAGGACCAGTATGTCTCCTCAAATACCTATACTATGCACCTACAGATGCTGTCATCTAATCCTTCAAAAGTTCCTGCATTGTATCCAGGAAATCAAGGATCTAATTTATACTCAGCAGAACAGCAAGTTGGTTGGGTACCACCCTGTACATCCAATGGACTAACTGTGCCCTTTCATCAACCAAATCAGTATCTTGATTCGCAAAGAGGTGTAGTAACCAATTTATCTCATACAAACATTCAAAAACAATCTGCTATTTCAGCTACACCATTACAGGTTACAAATAATCAACTTTTAAACCCTAGTGTAGCTGCTGCAGCACCTCTACCACCATATCCAATGGTACAGTCACGTCAGTATGCAGCTGTTAGTACAGTTACTGAGACCAGTAATAGAAATCTTCCCAATTACTACTGTAGACTAATCCCACCATTTCAAAAAAATAGTCAGTATTTAGCTCCAAATCCATCTAATGAAGTTTTACATACTCAACAAGCACATCTTTCTGAAACAAAAAGAGGTTTTGGAAGAGATTGTCAACAGTGGCAGAACACTAATGACAATGGCCATCAGAAACTGAATGTTGAAACAAACTATGCTTTTAATGAACCAGGAAATTCTTTTGCAGTTGGTGGAATACCTcactataaaaataaacaaatgagaaCAAGTCTTTGTGATGCATCTTCTGAGTTAGTGAGCAGAATCCCAGGACCAAGCAACCAGATAAATAGTCAGTCTCTTGGAGAAACTAgtggttttcttgggaaaggtaGTGGTTCTCTCAGGGAAGATAGTTCTTTTGTAAGAGGTAGTGGTTCTCATAAAGAAGGTGGTCATTCAGTTAATTCAGAAATTGATATATCAAATGAAAGTAATTCCAAGATAACAAAAGAAGGCTTATTtaaggatataaaaaaattacTGGCAATGAAAACTGAATTTTTGAAAttagcaaaagaaattaaaattaaaaaatcctttctttctgTAAGCCAGGACAAAACACTTAATTCTTCCTTGCCACAGAATCCTGCTGTGTCTCTGCAGCTTCCTTCTAAGAGTCAGTCTTTTCCACAGTTAATGTCAGTTAATTCAGAGCATCAGTCACTAACAGTAATGCAATCTACAgaagatacaaataaaactaaCAGCCCAACAAACACTACTATTAAAGAAGTAGATTGTAGCAGACAGATTAACCAAGGCAATTCAGTTTTGCCAAATTCTGCCTCTTCCGGAAAATTGCAAACAGAGCACATGAATACTCCTTTGCAGGAAACCTCCCCAGTGTGTCAGAAAATCCAATCAGCTATTAATCCTGCACACACACTATCAAATCAGACCCCCTTAGATTTTAATAAAGGTGACAGACCTCAACAATTATCCAATGATATGATTAAAATTTCTGCTGCCCAACAAGGACAAAAagctttgaaaaataaagaagacaaTTACAAAATTCTTTCTCAACTCCTTAAAAGCAACAATACAACTTTAGATTTTACCCCCAAAATAATGAATCCAGAAACATCAGTAAAAGTTGTGAGTGAAAATGTGCAAGATTGTAATAAATCTATCCGTtcagaagtaaaacaaaaaatggaagtCGCTAGTACTCAGTCACAATCCAAAAACACAGAAATTCCAGTGACTACTGTTGCAAATGCAAATGGTTTAGATAATTCTATTAAATTGAAAGATAGGACTTCAGTTTTGCTTAATGAGAAATCTTGCACAAAGGATAATAATTATTCCATGGAAGAGCTAACAGCATGTCTTGCATTGTGGAGAAAAACACCATCAGAATCCACTAACATTCAAAAGTGTGACAAATTAGGAAAAAACAAAGTATCGGATGGAATGACATCTCCTACAGCTATAAGAAACATAAATGAAACAGTTTTGCCAATTTTAAGTGTTCCTATTGGGCACAAACATGAATCTGGAAATTTAAATTTATCAAAGGGTATTGAACTTCAAATTGCTGTTGTTTCACCTTTAATCCTTTCCGAGATAAAACCATCAGGTGGTCAACCACTAAAGCCAACTAAATCTTCATTAGAATCGGTGTTCCCGGTTATTCAAGAAGGCAGTGTATGTAGTTTACAAGACCAAGTTAAAGAAAAAGCAATCGATTCATCAAATGTTAAAAGAACTTCTGATTCAACAAATAATTTTGCACTGATTAATAAGTTTGATTCCAAATTACAAGGCATTAAACCAGCTGATGGAATAATACATTCAAACACAAATTCAAAATTTTCacctgaaagaatgaaagaaaaaccagGCAAGTCAGAACCACACCTATCACATTTAGAAAAGGACATCTGTTCTTCCAACAATGCAAACTCAAGACAAGGTGTAGAACAAAACAAGGACCAGCAAATACCAATGCATTTGGTGACTGATACTCCAATGAGTGATGACTTGTTACAAATTGCCAGTGTCTGTTCTCTTGTAGAAGGTGATGTGTTTTATAATTCCCAAATAGCCAATATGTTCAGCTCTGTCCCTTCGACACAGGTTGATAAAAATTCTTTACCAGACAGCACCGTGATTGACAATGCTCAGCTTAAAGAACAACTGAACCAGACTGAGATTGAATCTGTGAGTAATTTGAAAGAGCAGCATTTGCTGGAAATTACTAATGCCCAGCCTAAAATATCTGATAGAACAGAATCATTGGGGACTTCAGAATTAAAGGATTGTGAAACAAATGACAGGATTTTACagcaaaaaaatttagaacaaaatatTGAGAAGACAGAAGTTGTTAGTAATAAATGTTGCTCATCTACTGATGATCAGCCAGTTCTTAATTCTAAAGAAATTGCTAATGTATCTAATACACATTTCACCAAAGAGCCTTCAACTTGTATAATCCAAAATATTGAACAAGCAGAGAGCGAGGttatttttgatgaggcagtaTCTGTGAAATACCTAGATGACCAGTTGTCTGAACTTGTAGAAGAATTTCCTTATGGTATTGAAAGTACAGACATGCACAGTATTAtgccaacaaaaaataaaaattcgtCACTGCAACTAACCATGGACCCAGttattaaagataaagaaactggcaTCAAAAGCAGTTGTGACTCTGAAGATCCagtaaatcaaattaaaattacAATGTTGAGCTCAAAGCACATGAAAGAATTGTTCCCTAAAGAGAATAAAGAGATCTGCAAGGGAGATGACAAACCAGACAAACTGGAAAATTCTCAGAAAAAGGAATCGATAACAAAATTGCAGAATCATTGTGGTTCAGATATAAAAGCTAAAAGAGATGTTTCAGATATAAAAGCTAAAAGAGATGTCAAACAGGATTCCTCTACAGGAAAAGATGATGCTCATTGCTGTGCATTAGGTTGGCTATCTACAGTTTATGATGGAGTGCCCCAATGTTTGTGTAATTCTAGAAAGGCCATTACAACAGAAGAGAAGCTTGATGGCCAGAGTTCACTTTCAGAAAGCCTGAGTTATAAAGGAGACCCAGCTACTGATAGGACCATCCTTGCTACAAAAATTAATAGTCCATTAAAGAATAACTTGGAGAATTCTCTGGCATATCCTGAAGAGAAAAGAACTTTGCTtgaaatggaaaaagatgaaataaaatgctCACCAAAGGCCATAGAGAAAGATAAACCTAGTTTTTCTTCAAGTAACAAAATGGtaaaatataatgaaagaaaTTCTCAAGAAAATCCACAGAAGATACTTAAGGCAAGAAATTTAATCCCtttaaatggagaaaagaaaaaatcacatttttggtcaattaaaaacaaagaatttattaagaaggAATGTTCTTCAAGAGATTTGATATCAACAGAGAAATTAAAGCGGAAATTTCAGTCAGGTTGCTCAAAATTTAAAACTCCAAAATGCAAGTTGGAACAACCTAATGTATCTAATacagagcagaaaaagaaaaaatatgagctAGAACAGAAAACATGTATAGTAAATGGGTCTAAATTGTGTGAGTCTCTTTCAAACAtgaatgaagaaaattcttctgaAGAAAAAGGGTCTACAGATGCAAAGTCCACAAACTTGGAAACAAATATCCACCAGAGTATAATGAACACTTCAAATGTGAACTTAAACTCTTCCAAGTCTAACAGtagtatatgtaaaattaataaagttCTTTCTTCTCAAGATTATTTTCAGAGgccaaagcaaaaagaaaagattggTAGTGGAGACTTAAAGCAAAGACATGGTAAAGGAGACTTAAAACAAAGGCATGAaagtgagaaatttaaaaaaaataggccaCATGTTTCTGAAGGTGTGTGGCGCAACAAACTCACTATAAAACTGGTTAACTGTGCAAAATCAAATGAGGCACACAATGTAAGGAAATATAAAAGATCATCAGACAATCTAACACACCATAATAAAGCCACTAAGTCTCACAGAAACAAGATCCATCATTCAAAAGAGTCCAAAATGTGTGGCATTGCAAGGAATGTGCAAGAAAAAGTTGGCGAAAAACAGCTTGataatgttgttgttttaaacAGAAAAGTTAACAAATATAACCAAATTCCTCTCCAAGGAAAGGatcaaaaggaacaaaaaaaactttatttgaaCAGAGTTGCATTTAAACGCACTGCACAAGAAAGTATTTGCCTAACAAAATTAGACTGTTCACCCAGGAGTTCTGTAAAGCAACTTAAAAGTGGTAATGAGTCCAACCAAGATTCATTTTCACTTGAGAAGAATAAATTTGGAAAACCAAGAATGCTGGAATTTAAGTTATGTCCAGAAGAACTGTTTAAGAATGGAAACAGtgaagaaaaaacagattttaagTCTTTTCCCAGGAAGGAGCAAGTTCCTGTACAAG GTATAAAAAGTACAAAAGAAGACTGGTTAAAATGTATTccacagaagaaaaggaaaacagaagcaGTCAAAGATAAAG ATGACAATGCTCTGTCTCATTCAAGAGTGTACAAGAGAACATTGAGTGTGGATGGATGCAAGTCTGTTCAAAACCCACCAAAAGACTCCAAAACAATGTTTCAGACCTACAAGAAATTATATATGGAGAAAAGAAGTAGAAGCCTAGATGACAGTCCTACAAAGTAA
- the RESF1 gene encoding retroelement silencing factor 1 isoform X2, producing MDWNIKPEDNAALPSFLESQSSFLRKALSPHTLIPQSSCNYSRNNQEAFVCPNNKNATLQSLQYQNIENPQNPQQASHPDISSRVVVIPETSTERIHFSQLKEVPNQADQRSHRSLGASRNSWLSSSVSDSIFFSRGLPGAASSVGGSVHNAHKSQDQYVSSNTYTMHLQMLSSNPSKVPALYPGNQGSNLYSAEQQVGWVPPCTSNGLTVPFHQPNQYLDSQRGVVTNLSHTNIQKQSAISATPLQVTNNQLLNPSVAAAAPLPPYPMVQSRQYAAVSTVTETSNRNLPNYYCRLIPPFQKNSQYLAPNPSNEVLHTQQAHLSETKRGFGRDCQQWQNTNDNGHQKLNVETNYAFNEPGNSFAVGGIPHYKNKQMRTSLCDASSELVSRIPGPSNQINSQSLGETSGFLGKGSGSLREDSSFVRGSGSHKEGGHSVNSEIDISNESNSKITKEGLFKDIKKLLAMKTEFLKLAKEIKIKKSFLSVSQDKTLNSSLPQNPAVSLQLPSKSQSFPQLMSVNSEHQSLTVMQSTEDTNKTNSPTNTTIKEVDCSRQINQGNSVLPNSASSGKLQTEHMNTPLQETSPVCQKIQSAINPAHTLSNQTPLDFNKGDRPQQLSNDMIKISAAQQGQKALKNKEDNYKILSQLLKSNNTTLDFTPKIMNPETSVKVVSENVQDCNKSIRSEVKQKMEVASTQSQSKNTEIPVTTVANANGLDNSIKLKDRTSVLLNEKSCTKDNNYSMEELTACLALWRKTPSESTNIQKCDKLGKNKVSDGMTSPTAIRNINETVLPILSVPIGHKHESGNLNLSKGIELQIAVVSPLILSEIKPSGGQPLKPTKSSLESVFPVIQEGSVCSLQDQVKEKAIDSSNVKRTSDSTNNFALINKFDSKLQGIKPADGIIHSNTNSKFSPERMKEKPGKSEPHLSHLEKDICSSNNANSRQGVEQNKDQQIPMHLVTDTPMSDDLLQIASVCSLVEGDVFYNSQIANMFSSVPSTQVDKNSLPDSTVIDNAQLKEQLNQTEIESVSNLKEQHLLEITNAQPKISDRTESLGTSELKDCETNDRILQQKNLEQNIEKTEVVSNKCCSSTDDQPVLNSKEIANVSNTHFTKEPSTCIIQNIEQAESEVIFDEAVSVKYLDDQLSELVEEFPYGIESTDMHSIMPTKNKNSSLQLTMDPVIKDKETGIKSSCDSEDPVNQIKITMLSSKHMKELFPKENKEICKGDDKPDKLENSQKKESITKLQNHCGSDIKAKRDVSDIKAKRDVKQDSSTGKDDAHCCALGWLSTVYDGVPQCLCNSRKAITTEEKLDGQSSLSESLSYKGDPATDRTILATKINSPLKNNLENSLAYPEEKRTLLEMEKDEIKCSPKAIEKDKPSFSSSNKMVKYNERNSQENPQKILKARNLIPLNGEKKKSHFWSIKNKEFIKKECSSRDLISTEKLKRKFQSGCSKFKTPKCKLEQPNVSNTEQKKKKYELEQKTCIVNGSKLCESLSNMNEENSSEEKGSTDAKSTNLETNIHQSIMNTSNVNLNSSKSNSSICKINKVLSSQDYFQRPKQKEKIGSGDLKQRHGKGDLKQRHESEKFKKNRPHVSEGVWRNKLTIKLVNCAKSNEAHNVRKYKRSSDNLTHHNKATKSHRNKIHHSKESKMCGIARNVQEKVGEKQLDNVVVLNRKVNKYNQIPLQGKDQKEQKKLYLNRVAFKRTAQESICLTKLDCSPRSSVKQLKSGNESNQDSFSLEKNKFGKPRMLEFKLCPEELFKNGNSEEKTDFKSFPRKEQVPVQGIKSTKEDWLKCIPQKKRKTEAVKDKGTMTRLLAFRAKAQNKFSSR from the exons ATGGACTGGAATATCAAACCAGAAGATAATGCTGCTCTTCCATCCTTTTTAGAAAGTCAGTCAAGTTTTTTGAGAAAAGCCTTAAGTCCACATACCttaatacctcagagttcttgTAACTATTCTAGAAATAATCAGGAGGCATTTGTTTGCCCTAACAATAAAAATGCAACTTTACAATCATTGCAgtatcaaaatattgaaaatccTCAGAATCCTCAGCAAGCTTCTCATCCAGATATATCTAGTAGGGTAGTTGTCATCCCAGAAACTTCCACTGAAAGAATTCATTTTTCACAGTTGAAAGAAGTACCAAATCAAGCAGATCAGCGTTCACATAGATCACTTGGAGCTTCAAGAAACTCTTGGTTAAGTTCTTCAGTAAGTGATTCTATCTTTTTTAGCAGAGGATTACCTGGTGCAGCATCTAGTGTCGGAGGTAGTGTACATAATGCACATAAATCTCAGGACCAGTATGTCTCCTCAAATACCTATACTATGCACCTACAGATGCTGTCATCTAATCCTTCAAAAGTTCCTGCATTGTATCCAGGAAATCAAGGATCTAATTTATACTCAGCAGAACAGCAAGTTGGTTGGGTACCACCCTGTACATCCAATGGACTAACTGTGCCCTTTCATCAACCAAATCAGTATCTTGATTCGCAAAGAGGTGTAGTAACCAATTTATCTCATACAAACATTCAAAAACAATCTGCTATTTCAGCTACACCATTACAGGTTACAAATAATCAACTTTTAAACCCTAGTGTAGCTGCTGCAGCACCTCTACCACCATATCCAATGGTACAGTCACGTCAGTATGCAGCTGTTAGTACAGTTACTGAGACCAGTAATAGAAATCTTCCCAATTACTACTGTAGACTAATCCCACCATTTCAAAAAAATAGTCAGTATTTAGCTCCAAATCCATCTAATGAAGTTTTACATACTCAACAAGCACATCTTTCTGAAACAAAAAGAGGTTTTGGAAGAGATTGTCAACAGTGGCAGAACACTAATGACAATGGCCATCAGAAACTGAATGTTGAAACAAACTATGCTTTTAATGAACCAGGAAATTCTTTTGCAGTTGGTGGAATACCTcactataaaaataaacaaatgagaaCAAGTCTTTGTGATGCATCTTCTGAGTTAGTGAGCAGAATCCCAGGACCAAGCAACCAGATAAATAGTCAGTCTCTTGGAGAAACTAgtggttttcttgggaaaggtaGTGGTTCTCTCAGGGAAGATAGTTCTTTTGTAAGAGGTAGTGGTTCTCATAAAGAAGGTGGTCATTCAGTTAATTCAGAAATTGATATATCAAATGAAAGTAATTCCAAGATAACAAAAGAAGGCTTATTtaaggatataaaaaaattacTGGCAATGAAAACTGAATTTTTGAAAttagcaaaagaaattaaaattaaaaaatcctttctttctgTAAGCCAGGACAAAACACTTAATTCTTCCTTGCCACAGAATCCTGCTGTGTCTCTGCAGCTTCCTTCTAAGAGTCAGTCTTTTCCACAGTTAATGTCAGTTAATTCAGAGCATCAGTCACTAACAGTAATGCAATCTACAgaagatacaaataaaactaaCAGCCCAACAAACACTACTATTAAAGAAGTAGATTGTAGCAGACAGATTAACCAAGGCAATTCAGTTTTGCCAAATTCTGCCTCTTCCGGAAAATTGCAAACAGAGCACATGAATACTCCTTTGCAGGAAACCTCCCCAGTGTGTCAGAAAATCCAATCAGCTATTAATCCTGCACACACACTATCAAATCAGACCCCCTTAGATTTTAATAAAGGTGACAGACCTCAACAATTATCCAATGATATGATTAAAATTTCTGCTGCCCAACAAGGACAAAAagctttgaaaaataaagaagacaaTTACAAAATTCTTTCTCAACTCCTTAAAAGCAACAATACAACTTTAGATTTTACCCCCAAAATAATGAATCCAGAAACATCAGTAAAAGTTGTGAGTGAAAATGTGCAAGATTGTAATAAATCTATCCGTtcagaagtaaaacaaaaaatggaagtCGCTAGTACTCAGTCACAATCCAAAAACACAGAAATTCCAGTGACTACTGTTGCAAATGCAAATGGTTTAGATAATTCTATTAAATTGAAAGATAGGACTTCAGTTTTGCTTAATGAGAAATCTTGCACAAAGGATAATAATTATTCCATGGAAGAGCTAACAGCATGTCTTGCATTGTGGAGAAAAACACCATCAGAATCCACTAACATTCAAAAGTGTGACAAATTAGGAAAAAACAAAGTATCGGATGGAATGACATCTCCTACAGCTATAAGAAACATAAATGAAACAGTTTTGCCAATTTTAAGTGTTCCTATTGGGCACAAACATGAATCTGGAAATTTAAATTTATCAAAGGGTATTGAACTTCAAATTGCTGTTGTTTCACCTTTAATCCTTTCCGAGATAAAACCATCAGGTGGTCAACCACTAAAGCCAACTAAATCTTCATTAGAATCGGTGTTCCCGGTTATTCAAGAAGGCAGTGTATGTAGTTTACAAGACCAAGTTAAAGAAAAAGCAATCGATTCATCAAATGTTAAAAGAACTTCTGATTCAACAAATAATTTTGCACTGATTAATAAGTTTGATTCCAAATTACAAGGCATTAAACCAGCTGATGGAATAATACATTCAAACACAAATTCAAAATTTTCacctgaaagaatgaaagaaaaaccagGCAAGTCAGAACCACACCTATCACATTTAGAAAAGGACATCTGTTCTTCCAACAATGCAAACTCAAGACAAGGTGTAGAACAAAACAAGGACCAGCAAATACCAATGCATTTGGTGACTGATACTCCAATGAGTGATGACTTGTTACAAATTGCCAGTGTCTGTTCTCTTGTAGAAGGTGATGTGTTTTATAATTCCCAAATAGCCAATATGTTCAGCTCTGTCCCTTCGACACAGGTTGATAAAAATTCTTTACCAGACAGCACCGTGATTGACAATGCTCAGCTTAAAGAACAACTGAACCAGACTGAGATTGAATCTGTGAGTAATTTGAAAGAGCAGCATTTGCTGGAAATTACTAATGCCCAGCCTAAAATATCTGATAGAACAGAATCATTGGGGACTTCAGAATTAAAGGATTGTGAAACAAATGACAGGATTTTACagcaaaaaaatttagaacaaaatatTGAGAAGACAGAAGTTGTTAGTAATAAATGTTGCTCATCTACTGATGATCAGCCAGTTCTTAATTCTAAAGAAATTGCTAATGTATCTAATACACATTTCACCAAAGAGCCTTCAACTTGTATAATCCAAAATATTGAACAAGCAGAGAGCGAGGttatttttgatgaggcagtaTCTGTGAAATACCTAGATGACCAGTTGTCTGAACTTGTAGAAGAATTTCCTTATGGTATTGAAAGTACAGACATGCACAGTATTAtgccaacaaaaaataaaaattcgtCACTGCAACTAACCATGGACCCAGttattaaagataaagaaactggcaTCAAAAGCAGTTGTGACTCTGAAGATCCagtaaatcaaattaaaattacAATGTTGAGCTCAAAGCACATGAAAGAATTGTTCCCTAAAGAGAATAAAGAGATCTGCAAGGGAGATGACAAACCAGACAAACTGGAAAATTCTCAGAAAAAGGAATCGATAACAAAATTGCAGAATCATTGTGGTTCAGATATAAAAGCTAAAAGAGATGTTTCAGATATAAAAGCTAAAAGAGATGTCAAACAGGATTCCTCTACAGGAAAAGATGATGCTCATTGCTGTGCATTAGGTTGGCTATCTACAGTTTATGATGGAGTGCCCCAATGTTTGTGTAATTCTAGAAAGGCCATTACAACAGAAGAGAAGCTTGATGGCCAGAGTTCACTTTCAGAAAGCCTGAGTTATAAAGGAGACCCAGCTACTGATAGGACCATCCTTGCTACAAAAATTAATAGTCCATTAAAGAATAACTTGGAGAATTCTCTGGCATATCCTGAAGAGAAAAGAACTTTGCTtgaaatggaaaaagatgaaataaaatgctCACCAAAGGCCATAGAGAAAGATAAACCTAGTTTTTCTTCAAGTAACAAAATGGtaaaatataatgaaagaaaTTCTCAAGAAAATCCACAGAAGATACTTAAGGCAAGAAATTTAATCCCtttaaatggagaaaagaaaaaatcacatttttggtcaattaaaaacaaagaatttattaagaaggAATGTTCTTCAAGAGATTTGATATCAACAGAGAAATTAAAGCGGAAATTTCAGTCAGGTTGCTCAAAATTTAAAACTCCAAAATGCAAGTTGGAACAACCTAATGTATCTAATacagagcagaaaaagaaaaaatatgagctAGAACAGAAAACATGTATAGTAAATGGGTCTAAATTGTGTGAGTCTCTTTCAAACAtgaatgaagaaaattcttctgaAGAAAAAGGGTCTACAGATGCAAAGTCCACAAACTTGGAAACAAATATCCACCAGAGTATAATGAACACTTCAAATGTGAACTTAAACTCTTCCAAGTCTAACAGtagtatatgtaaaattaataaagttCTTTCTTCTCAAGATTATTTTCAGAGgccaaagcaaaaagaaaagattggTAGTGGAGACTTAAAGCAAAGACATGGTAAAGGAGACTTAAAACAAAGGCATGAaagtgagaaatttaaaaaaaataggccaCATGTTTCTGAAGGTGTGTGGCGCAACAAACTCACTATAAAACTGGTTAACTGTGCAAAATCAAATGAGGCACACAATGTAAGGAAATATAAAAGATCATCAGACAATCTAACACACCATAATAAAGCCACTAAGTCTCACAGAAACAAGATCCATCATTCAAAAGAGTCCAAAATGTGTGGCATTGCAAGGAATGTGCAAGAAAAAGTTGGCGAAAAACAGCTTGataatgttgttgttttaaacAGAAAAGTTAACAAATATAACCAAATTCCTCTCCAAGGAAAGGatcaaaaggaacaaaaaaaactttatttgaaCAGAGTTGCATTTAAACGCACTGCACAAGAAAGTATTTGCCTAACAAAATTAGACTGTTCACCCAGGAGTTCTGTAAAGCAACTTAAAAGTGGTAATGAGTCCAACCAAGATTCATTTTCACTTGAGAAGAATAAATTTGGAAAACCAAGAATGCTGGAATTTAAGTTATGTCCAGAAGAACTGTTTAAGAATGGAAACAGtgaagaaaaaacagattttaagTCTTTTCCCAGGAAGGAGCAAGTTCCTGTACAAG GTATAAAAAGTACAAAAGAAGACTGGTTAAAATGTATTccacagaagaaaaggaaaacagaagcaGTCAAAGATAAAG GTACCATGACTAGGTTACTTGCCTTCAGAGCTAAAGCTCAGAACAAATTCTCTTCCAG ATGA